From Brochothrix thermosphacta DSM 20171 = FSL F6-1036, a single genomic window includes:
- a CDS encoding ATP-dependent RecD-like DNA helicase has product MTDTMNTSEGENIPPYVKGNVVTTIFHNATNLFSVLRMEVKESNVEWDDREIVITGYLPELSQEDRYHLEGTVSEHPKYGRQFQVTTFRKEMPATKAGVSTYLSGEMFKGVGKKTAERIVDILGNDAISRILQDPTVLDQVPKLTTKLKESLAKTLQENEGIELVMIKLNEMGFGPQLAMRIFQTYQQKTMEVINENPYQLIHDVTGIGFNRADELGQKIGMGGNHPSRLSAALMFTVDSESMQNGHVYMEYDETVLATKRLLLSSNGSSVIAENEISDALQELLQNNELVQEETRIYLPSLYHAEKGVAHHLMRLEKAQAKRTTFPKSEFLKALGELEERINVTYAPSQSDAIETALNSSTMILTGGPGTGKTTVIKGIVELFAELNGVSLDPSEYKDGKTFPVVLAAPTGRAAKRMSESTNLPAMTIHRLLGMTGQENKSEDVDRDIEGQLLIIDETSMVDIWLANQLLRAVPTNMQVIFVGDKDQLPSVGPGQFLKDILKSEVIPTISLTEIYRQAEGSSIIELAHHVKDGVLPADFTENQSDRSFFRCNTQQLSEVVGQVVKNAVKKGFTSKDIQVLIPMYRGPAGINKMNEELQEILNPNPEGKRKEITYGDVIYRVGDKVLQLVNQPESNVFNGDMGTIVSIIYAKETVEKQDTLVIEFDQTEVTYLRGDLNQITHAYCCSVHKAQGSEFPIVILPLLKSYYRMLRRDILYTAMTRSRQFLIMCGEEDAFAQATVRQSDVARQTSLFERLTRTTAELEPVNEAGEYILTPENIHSIDPMIGMVESP; this is encoded by the coding sequence ATGACGGATACAATGAACACATCAGAGGGTGAAAATATACCACCGTATGTTAAAGGCAATGTGGTCACCACCATCTTTCATAATGCCACTAACTTGTTTTCTGTGTTGCGTATGGAAGTGAAAGAAAGTAATGTCGAATGGGATGACCGTGAAATTGTCATCACCGGTTATCTACCAGAACTTTCACAAGAAGACCGTTATCATTTAGAAGGAACGGTATCAGAACATCCAAAGTATGGACGACAGTTTCAGGTCACAACTTTCAGAAAAGAAATGCCTGCTACTAAGGCGGGTGTTTCTACTTATTTATCTGGAGAAATGTTCAAAGGTGTCGGTAAAAAGACTGCTGAACGAATTGTCGATATACTAGGTAACGATGCCATTTCACGGATTTTACAAGATCCAACTGTGTTAGATCAAGTCCCAAAATTAACAACAAAATTAAAAGAATCATTAGCCAAAACACTTCAAGAAAATGAAGGCATTGAATTGGTGATGATTAAACTTAATGAAATGGGATTTGGTCCCCAATTAGCGATGCGTATTTTTCAAACATACCAACAAAAAACGATGGAAGTTATTAATGAAAATCCGTATCAATTGATTCATGATGTCACAGGTATCGGCTTTAATCGTGCGGATGAACTGGGCCAAAAAATTGGTATGGGTGGTAATCATCCTTCTCGTTTAAGTGCAGCACTGATGTTTACGGTTGATTCGGAAAGTATGCAAAACGGTCATGTTTATATGGAATATGATGAAACGGTATTAGCTACAAAGCGTTTATTATTAAGTAGTAATGGCTCTTCTGTCATTGCGGAAAATGAAATTAGTGACGCATTGCAAGAACTATTACAAAATAATGAGCTTGTGCAAGAAGAGACACGCATCTATTTACCATCGTTGTATCATGCCGAAAAAGGTGTCGCACATCATTTAATGCGACTTGAAAAAGCACAGGCGAAGCGTACAACTTTTCCGAAGTCAGAGTTTTTAAAAGCGCTTGGTGAATTGGAAGAACGTATTAATGTAACCTATGCACCGTCTCAAAGTGATGCGATTGAAACAGCTTTAAATTCGTCAACAATGATTTTAACAGGTGGACCAGGTACAGGTAAAACAACTGTTATTAAAGGGATTGTTGAATTGTTTGCTGAATTAAATGGCGTTAGTCTAGATCCAAGTGAATATAAAGATGGAAAAACATTCCCTGTCGTTTTGGCAGCACCCACGGGACGAGCAGCAAAACGTATGAGTGAATCGACTAATCTACCTGCGATGACAATTCATCGTTTATTGGGGATGACAGGTCAAGAAAATAAGTCTGAAGATGTTGATCGTGATATTGAAGGACAATTGCTTATTATCGATGAAACAAGTATGGTTGATATTTGGCTAGCAAACCAACTGTTGCGAGCTGTGCCAACTAATATGCAGGTTATTTTTGTCGGTGATAAAGACCAGTTGCCATCAGTAGGGCCGGGTCAGTTTTTAAAAGATATTTTAAAATCAGAAGTCATTCCAACAATTTCGCTAACAGAAATTTATCGACAAGCAGAAGGCTCATCGATTATTGAATTGGCTCACCATGTAAAAGATGGCGTTTTGCCTGCTGATTTTACTGAAAATCAGTCAGATCGTTCGTTTTTCCGTTGTAATACACAACAGTTGTCAGAAGTAGTGGGGCAAGTGGTTAAAAATGCCGTGAAAAAAGGTTTTACTTCTAAGGATATTCAAGTGTTGATCCCGATGTATCGTGGTCCTGCTGGAATTAATAAAATGAATGAAGAGCTGCAGGAAATTTTAAATCCTAACCCTGAGGGTAAGCGGAAAGAAATAACCTATGGCGATGTGATTTATCGTGTGGGTGATAAAGTGCTGCAACTTGTTAATCAGCCTGAGAGTAACGTTTTTAATGGTGATATGGGAACAATTGTATCAATTATCTATGCGAAGGAAACCGTCGAAAAACAAGATACGCTTGTCATTGAATTTGATCAAACAGAAGTGACATACTTACGCGGTGATTTGAACCAAATTACGCATGCCTATTGTTGCTCTGTGCATAAAGCACAAGGATCTGAATTCCCAATTGTTATTTTACCGTTATTAAAAAGTTATTATCGAATGTTACGCCGTGATATTTTATACACAGCGATGACTAGAAGTCGGCAATTTTTAATTATGTGTGGCGAAGAAGATGCCTTTGCGCAAGCGACAGTGAGGCAATCAGATGTTGCACGACAAACATCTTTATTTGAACGACTTACTCGCACAACTGCAGAGTTAGAACCGGTGAATGAAGCAGGAGAATATATTTTAACACCTGAAAATATTCATTCAATTGACCCAATGATTGGTATGGTAGAGAGTCCGTAG
- a CDS encoding sensor histidine kinase: protein MKIKYFTQLFLTNLFIVLATSATIAILMTHFLSNYVYEGKVDELKRFGSAMAKEFKKTDNTISIETVEKYQTLLNAKDATIILFDSEKRFRYAQPGVSFQIDSQEWENLKNGNQVSVPFEDTRFNRTVSFVLTPITNNNGTFAGGILLMSPVSETQKAIALLRNNVIIASGASLLIALVLSYMFSRFQVNRITKLQRATQSITSGDFDVQLNSKDRDEIGDLANDFDKMASSLKQSNEEVALQERRRRQFTVDVSHELRTPLTTISGVSDALATNVIPLEDAEESIRLIQTESKRLIRLVNENIDYERIRTNQVTLKKETFQLQELFEIVKDSLAFAADKKGDQITVDVSEKIMLHADYDRMTQVLINIVKNSIQFTDNGTVALRGYNTSHHTVIEVEDTGIGIKQEDIEEIWERFYKADISRTNTKYGESGIGLSIVKQLIAFHDGTVEVKSEEGSGTCFIIKLPLLTV from the coding sequence ATGAAAATTAAATATTTCACACAGCTTTTTCTTACAAATTTATTTATCGTCCTTGCCACAAGTGCCACAATTGCAATTTTAATGACGCATTTTCTTTCTAACTATGTTTACGAAGGAAAAGTTGATGAGCTCAAGCGTTTTGGCTCTGCGATGGCCAAGGAGTTTAAAAAAACAGATAATACGATTAGTATCGAAACTGTCGAAAAATACCAAACGCTACTCAATGCCAAAGATGCTACCATCATTTTATTTGATTCAGAAAAAAGATTTCGTTATGCTCAACCCGGTGTCTCTTTTCAAATTGACTCTCAAGAATGGGAAAATCTAAAGAATGGGAATCAAGTCTCAGTTCCTTTTGAAGATACACGATTTAACCGTACGGTCTCCTTCGTACTGACACCTATAACTAACAATAACGGTACATTTGCAGGTGGTATATTACTGATGTCCCCTGTTTCAGAAACACAAAAAGCTATCGCTCTTTTACGAAATAATGTCATTATTGCAAGCGGTGCTTCATTGTTAATTGCTTTGGTTCTTAGCTACATGTTCTCTCGTTTCCAAGTTAATCGCATCACTAAATTACAACGAGCAACACAATCGATTACAAGTGGTGATTTTGATGTTCAACTAAATTCAAAAGATCGTGATGAAATTGGTGATTTAGCGAATGATTTCGATAAAATGGCTTCTTCACTCAAACAATCCAATGAAGAAGTTGCATTGCAAGAACGTCGTCGTCGTCAGTTTACAGTCGATGTTTCACATGAATTACGTACACCACTCACAACGATTAGCGGCGTTTCCGATGCTTTAGCTACAAATGTTATACCGCTTGAAGATGCAGAAGAAAGTATTCGTTTAATCCAAACTGAATCCAAACGTCTGATACGATTGGTCAACGAAAATATTGATTATGAAAGAATCCGTACAAATCAAGTGACGCTCAAAAAAGAAACGTTCCAATTACAAGAATTGTTTGAAATTGTCAAAGATTCTCTTGCATTTGCTGCTGATAAAAAAGGCGATCAAATCACGGTAGATGTTTCTGAAAAAATCATGTTACATGCTGACTACGATCGTATGACGCAAGTATTGATTAATATAGTTAAGAATAGTATTCAATTTACAGATAATGGAACAGTTGCTCTTAGAGGTTACAACACAAGTCATCATACGGTGATTGAAGTTGAAGATACGGGAATCGGTATTAAACAGGAAGATATCGAAGAGATTTGGGAACGATTCTATAAAGCGGATATCTCGCGAACAAACACAAAATATGGTGAATCAGGTATTGGTTTATCGATTGTAAAACAACTTATCGCCTTTCATGATGGTACTGTTGAAGTTAAAAGTGAAGAAGGTTCTGGTACTTGCTTCATTATAAAACTGCCTTTGCTGACTGTTTAA
- a CDS encoding nitroreductase family protein, with translation MNKDIKLIDAINNRHSVKEFDPNVKISKEEMEEMLSLATRAPSSINLQPWRFVIVEAEEQKQQLDKLVRFNQTQLHTSSAMILVLGDNNHADKVEEIFSQNVAAGSMTEDIKNYYIQAVTEQIIKAPVEVRRQLAISDANLVAMQIMLVAKAYGYDTNPIGGYERKEVMDVLNIDSERYTPAMFIAIGKSVKEAHGSERLPIKAIASWNTGTNGVVGE, from the coding sequence ATGAATAAAGATATTAAACTAATTGATGCGATTAACAATCGTCACTCCGTAAAAGAATTTGATCCAAATGTTAAAATCTCTAAAGAAGAAATGGAAGAAATGTTAAGTTTAGCAACCCGTGCACCTTCTTCGATTAACTTACAACCATGGCGTTTTGTCATTGTTGAAGCTGAAGAACAAAAGCAACAATTGGATAAACTTGTACGTTTCAACCAAACACAATTACATACATCTTCAGCAATGATTTTAGTGTTAGGTGATAATAATCACGCGGATAAAGTTGAAGAAATCTTCAGCCAAAATGTTGCAGCAGGATCAATGACAGAAGATATTAAAAACTATTATATCCAAGCTGTAACAGAACAAATTATTAAAGCACCGGTTGAAGTTCGACGTCAATTAGCTATTTCTGATGCTAACCTTGTAGCGATGCAAATTATGTTAGTTGCAAAAGCATATGGTTATGATACGAATCCTATTGGTGGTTATGAACGTAAAGAAGTCATGGATGTTCTTAATATTGATAGTGAACGCTATACGCCAGCAATGTTTATTGCGATTGGTAAAAGCGTAAAAGAGGCACACGGTTCTGAACGTCTTCCAATTAAAGCTATCGCTAGTTGGAATACAGGAACTAACGGTGTAGTAGGAGAGTAA
- a CDS encoding organic hydroperoxide resistance protein, giving the protein MKKLFETTVINTGGRKGEVSSPDNVFYYDISAPTELGGDGGSGTNPEQLFAAGYSACFNSALELVLQRSKITAESKVSATVSLYSDPEDNGFKLGVIMDVELPGVEKELAQSLVEKAHQVCPYSKATSGNIDVTLNLINA; this is encoded by the coding sequence ATGAAAAAATTATTTGAAACGACGGTAATTAATACAGGTGGACGTAAAGGTGAAGTTTCTTCACCAGATAATGTTTTTTATTATGATATTTCTGCACCAACTGAACTTGGTGGCGATGGCGGTTCTGGTACAAACCCGGAACAATTATTCGCAGCTGGTTACAGTGCATGTTTTAACAGTGCCTTGGAATTAGTATTACAACGCTCAAAAATAACTGCGGAAAGTAAAGTTTCTGCAACAGTGTCACTTTATAGCGATCCTGAAGACAACGGTTTTAAATTAGGTGTTATAATGGATGTTGAATTACCTGGCGTTGAAAAAGAATTAGCGCAATCATTGGTAGAAAAAGCGCATCAAGTATGTCCGTACAGTAAAGCTACAAGCGGAAATATTGATGTGACACTTAACCTCATCAATGCTTAA
- a CDS encoding replication-associated recombination protein A, translating into MDAPLAYRMRPTDLSEIIGQSHLVAEGEIIERMVRAKRLTSMILYGPPGIGKTSIANAIAGSTKYSFRKLNAVTNNKKDLEIVVAEARMSGHVILLLDEVHRLDKTKQDFLLPHLESGRIILIGATTSNPYIAINPAIRSRAQIFELKPLVVSDILIALNRALTDEERGLASYKPKVTKEALEHFAVSSNGDVRGALNGLELAVISTPANDEGVVLIDVKTAEVCLQRKSLAMDKDGDGHYDVLSALQKSIRGSDVDASLHYLGRLIEAGDLFSISRRILVMAYEDIGLANPQVGVHVLAAVQTAEKIGFPEARIPLANAVIELALAPKSNSAYLAIDGVLSDIRKGVSGEIPDHLKDGHYSGAEKLGRAIGYQYPHDFPTKQFPGYWVDQQYLPNNIKNKQYYSPKRSGKFENALADMYVLIEKNKK; encoded by the coding sequence ATGGATGCACCGTTAGCTTATCGTATGCGACCAACTGACCTGAGCGAAATCATCGGTCAAAGTCATTTAGTAGCAGAAGGTGAAATCATTGAAAGAATGGTACGAGCTAAACGTCTGACCTCCATGATTTTATATGGCCCACCAGGGATTGGTAAGACGTCGATTGCAAATGCAATTGCCGGGAGTACAAAGTATTCGTTTCGAAAATTGAACGCTGTTACAAACAATAAAAAAGACTTAGAAATTGTTGTAGCTGAAGCACGTATGAGTGGGCATGTGATTTTATTGTTAGATGAGGTTCATCGTCTTGATAAAACCAAGCAAGATTTTTTATTGCCGCATTTGGAAAGCGGTCGTATTATTTTGATAGGCGCAACAACCAGCAACCCTTATATTGCAATTAACCCAGCGATTCGTAGCCGTGCGCAAATTTTTGAATTGAAGCCGTTAGTAGTCTCAGATATTTTAATAGCATTAAATCGAGCGCTCACTGATGAGGAACGTGGTTTAGCAAGTTATAAACCAAAGGTAACAAAAGAAGCGTTAGAGCATTTTGCAGTGAGTAGTAACGGCGATGTTCGTGGTGCTTTAAATGGCTTAGAGTTAGCCGTTATTTCAACGCCAGCAAATGATGAAGGCGTCGTTTTGATTGATGTAAAAACAGCTGAAGTTTGTTTACAACGTAAAAGTCTTGCGATGGATAAAGATGGTGATGGGCATTATGATGTGTTAAGTGCTTTACAAAAATCAATCCGAGGCAGTGATGTTGACGCGTCTTTACATTATTTAGGACGTTTAATTGAGGCAGGTGATCTTTTTAGTATTAGCCGCCGTATTTTAGTGATGGCTTATGAAGATATTGGGTTAGCGAACCCTCAAGTCGGTGTTCACGTTTTGGCAGCAGTACAGACTGCTGAAAAAATTGGATTTCCAGAAGCGCGAATTCCACTAGCTAATGCAGTAATTGAATTAGCATTGGCACCTAAATCAAATTCAGCTTATCTTGCAATTGACGGTGTTTTAAGTGACATTCGTAAGGGTGTCAGTGGAGAGATTCCAGATCATCTCAAAGACGGTCATTATAGTGGTGCTGAAAAATTAGGCCGTGCAATCGGTTATCAATACCCACATGATTTTCCCACAAAGCAGTTTCCTGGTTACTGGGTAGACCAACAATATTTACCAAATAACATAAAAAATAAGCAGTACTACTCACCTAAACGTTCTGGTAAGTTTGAAAATGCTTTGGCTGATATGTATGTTTTAATTGAAAAAAATAAAAAATAA
- a CDS encoding DUF1304 domain-containing protein, producing MTILAYILIMIVAIEHLYILALEMFFSTSTAARRTFGVTEEFIANKQVQSLFANQGLYNGFLAAGLIWGLLIVPSAFQFSAVVFFLSCVIIAAVYGGLTANKGILIKQGSPAILALIVTLIALG from the coding sequence ATGACAATCTTAGCATATATTTTAATTATGATTGTAGCAATTGAACATCTTTATATTCTAGCTTTAGAAATGTTCTTTTCAACCTCTACAGCAGCACGACGTACGTTTGGTGTCACTGAGGAGTTTATTGCAAACAAGCAAGTGCAATCACTATTTGCTAATCAAGGTCTATACAATGGCTTTTTAGCAGCAGGTTTAATTTGGGGCTTATTGATTGTGCCGAGCGCTTTTCAATTTAGTGCGGTGGTCTTCTTTTTAAGCTGTGTTATTATCGCCGCGGTTTATGGTGGTTTAACAGCGAATAAAGGGATCTTAATTAAACAAGGATCACCTGCAATTCTAGCGTTAATTGTTACGTTAATCGCCTTAGGTTAA
- a CDS encoding response regulator transcription factor, which yields MKLLMIEDNESVCKMVNMFFKKEGFESVFAHDGQEGLDLFKATPEDFDILIVDLMLPSLDGMSIVMAIREFSNVPIIILTAKESEADQVLGLELGADDYVTKPFNALTLMARIKAVSRRSSSGVKKEETEDTDTLTTEYFKISRVTHELFYKGTALAALTPKEFDLLYFLMEHPRQVFSREQLLEHVWGYQFYGDERTVDVHIKRLRKKISTESHSFIHTVWGVGYKFDETE from the coding sequence ATGAAACTACTAATGATAGAAGATAATGAGAGCGTTTGTAAAATGGTAAATATGTTTTTCAAAAAAGAAGGCTTTGAGTCTGTATTTGCACACGATGGCCAAGAAGGTCTTGATTTGTTTAAAGCGACACCTGAAGATTTTGATATTTTAATTGTGGATTTGATGTTGCCTTCACTCGACGGTATGTCCATTGTTATGGCAATCCGTGAATTTAGTAACGTGCCAATCATTATTTTAACTGCGAAAGAATCAGAAGCTGATCAAGTACTAGGTTTGGAATTAGGTGCTGATGATTATGTCACTAAACCTTTTAATGCCCTCACTTTAATGGCTCGTATTAAGGCCGTTTCGCGCCGATCGTCTAGCGGTGTAAAAAAAGAAGAAACGGAAGATACAGATACTTTAACAACTGAATATTTTAAAATCAGCCGTGTGACACACGAATTATTTTACAAAGGTACTGCTCTGGCGGCACTTACACCCAAGGAATTTGATTTACTTTACTTTTTAATGGAACATCCACGCCAAGTTTTTTCACGTGAACAGTTATTAGAACATGTATGGGGTTATCAATTTTATGGTGACGAACGTACGGTCGATGTTCATATTAAACGTCTTCGAAAAAAAATATCGACTGAGTCACATTCCTTCATTCATACAGTTTGGGGTGTTGGTTATAAATTTGATGAAACGGAATGA
- a CDS encoding tetratricopeptide repeat protein yields MTDLNAQALEHMQKGEVEEAVKVLTEQIEKVPTDVVAYINFGNVLLSMGDVERAARFYDRAIEIDSNVPTVYYSYGNLYYQAQEYTKAAQKFQMALEKGLDEADVYFMLGISLLNQGEAKLAMPYLLTATEKNPDDIEAWFQYALVLAQLSLFDEAINAFNQVLAMDDTHADALYYLGTARLMNGEDSTIIKPLFEKVVTLQPEHEMALSALDAITAYEK; encoded by the coding sequence ATGACTGATTTAAATGCACAAGCGTTAGAACATATGCAAAAAGGTGAAGTAGAAGAAGCAGTGAAGGTTTTAACTGAACAAATTGAAAAGGTACCTACAGATGTAGTCGCATATATTAACTTTGGGAATGTTTTATTATCAATGGGAGATGTAGAACGCGCGGCACGTTTTTATGATCGTGCGATTGAAATCGATTCAAATGTACCAACGGTTTATTATAGCTATGGGAACTTGTATTACCAAGCCCAAGAATATACTAAGGCCGCACAAAAATTTCAAATGGCACTTGAAAAAGGACTGGATGAAGCGGATGTTTACTTTATGTTAGGTATTTCATTGTTGAATCAAGGTGAAGCTAAATTAGCAATGCCTTATCTTTTAACAGCAACTGAAAAAAATCCCGATGATATTGAAGCGTGGTTCCAATATGCATTAGTATTAGCACAATTATCACTATTTGACGAAGCAATTAATGCTTTTAACCAAGTGTTGGCGATGGATGACACGCATGCAGATGCTCTTTATTATTTAGGTACAGCTCGTCTGATGAATGGTGAAGATTCAACAATCATTAAACCGCTGTTTGAAAAAGTTGTCACATTACAACCGGAACATGAAATGGCGTTAAGTGCGTTAGATGCAATTACAGCTTACGAAAAATAA
- a CDS encoding cysteine desulfurase family protein, whose amino-acid sequence MKQLYIDHAATSPIDPEVMSAMVDNMLSISGNPSSVHRYGREARYALDTARAVLAASIHAKESEIVFTSGGTESDNLALLGTAYARQSEGKHIITTAIEHSAILKTAQALEKDGFEITYLPVSKNGEISLNDLQEALRPDTILVSIMYGNNEVGSRQPIQAIGLMLETHPSYFHTDAVQAYGLEKLNVDELKVDLLSTSAHKLNGPHGIGFLYVRSQIRLNYTMFGGDQERKRRAGTENLPAIVGYAKAVELAEETRADKRDSYEKFKQIIISALDIAGVKYEINGTIDNSLSHILNIHFIGASVEAFLVNLDMAGVAVSSGSACMAGSIEPSHVLVAMYGEDTPVLKESLRFSFGAGLTKEDITYVADETVRIYQRIVK is encoded by the coding sequence GTGAAACAGTTATATATCGATCATGCGGCTACATCGCCAATTGATCCCGAAGTTATGTCAGCAATGGTTGACAATATGTTATCTATCAGCGGTAATCCGAGCAGTGTACACCGTTACGGACGCGAAGCGCGATATGCCTTAGATACCGCTCGTGCTGTATTGGCAGCATCAATCCACGCGAAAGAAAGTGAGATTGTTTTCACGAGTGGCGGTACAGAAAGTGATAACTTAGCGTTGTTAGGAACAGCCTATGCGAGACAATCAGAAGGAAAACATATCATTACAACAGCGATAGAACATTCAGCTATATTGAAAACTGCACAGGCGTTGGAAAAAGATGGTTTTGAAATAACCTACTTACCTGTTTCTAAAAATGGTGAAATTTCACTTAATGATTTACAAGAAGCTTTACGTCCAGATACAATCTTGGTATCGATTATGTATGGAAACAATGAGGTTGGGAGTCGACAGCCAATTCAAGCGATTGGATTAATGTTGGAAACACACCCGTCCTACTTTCATACAGATGCCGTGCAAGCTTATGGTTTAGAGAAACTAAATGTTGATGAACTCAAAGTTGACTTGCTCTCAACAAGTGCGCATAAATTAAATGGTCCTCACGGTATCGGTTTTTTATATGTACGATCACAAATACGGTTAAATTATACGATGTTTGGTGGCGATCAGGAGCGTAAGCGACGTGCTGGAACTGAAAACTTACCGGCAATTGTAGGCTATGCTAAAGCAGTTGAGTTAGCAGAAGAAACACGTGCTGATAAGCGTGATAGTTACGAAAAATTCAAACAGATTATTATAAGTGCATTGGATATTGCAGGTGTTAAATATGAGATTAATGGAACGATTGACAACAGTCTTAGCCATATCTTAAACATTCATTTTATTGGCGCCTCAGTTGAAGCATTTTTAGTAAACTTAGATATGGCAGGTGTTGCTGTATCAAGTGGTTCGGCATGTATGGCAGGTAGTATTGAACCCTCGCATGTGTTAGTGGCGATGTATGGGGAAGATACACCTGTATTGAAAGAAAGTCTGCGATTTAGTTTTGGTGCAGGTTTAACAAAAGAAGATATCACTTATGTAGCTGATGAAACAGTACGTATTTATCAACGCATTGTAAAATAA
- the mnmA gene encoding tRNA 2-thiouridine(34) synthase MnmA, protein MTKNDNANTRVVVGMSGGVDSSVTALMLKEQGYDVIGVFMKNWDDTDEFGVCTATEDYEDVRKVANQIGIPYYAVNFEKEYWDKVFTYFLAEYKLGRTPNPDVMCNKEIKFKAFLEHAENLGADYVATGHYARAVRDENGEVKMLRGQDQNKDQTYFLNQLSQAQLQKVMFPLGEIEKPEVRRLAEAADLATAKKKDSTGICFIGERNFKEFLSEYLPAQPGNMSTLDGKVMGKHDGLMYYTIGQRQGLGIGGEGEPWFVVGKDVESNTLFVEQGFDHPAMTSTALIANQVSWTSSTPKTGTFDCTAKFRYRQADVPVTVEVNEDEIKVTFKDTARAVTPGQSVVLYDGDECLGGATIDRIYRDGEIITYLG, encoded by the coding sequence ATGACTAAAAACGATAATGCCAATACACGAGTAGTTGTTGGTATGTCAGGCGGCGTGGATTCATCCGTTACCGCACTTATGTTAAAAGAACAAGGTTATGATGTTATTGGTGTCTTTATGAAAAACTGGGATGATACAGATGAATTTGGTGTTTGTACAGCAACTGAAGATTATGAAGATGTACGTAAAGTAGCGAACCAAATAGGGATTCCTTATTATGCCGTTAACTTTGAAAAAGAGTATTGGGATAAAGTTTTCACATACTTTTTAGCAGAGTATAAGTTGGGACGCACACCTAACCCGGACGTTATGTGTAATAAAGAAATCAAGTTCAAAGCATTCTTGGAACATGCAGAAAATCTTGGAGCAGATTATGTTGCAACAGGTCATTATGCACGTGCCGTTCGCGATGAAAATGGCGAAGTGAAAATGTTACGTGGGCAAGATCAAAATAAAGACCAAACCTATTTCTTGAATCAATTATCGCAAGCACAATTGCAAAAAGTAATGTTCCCATTAGGGGAAATTGAAAAACCAGAAGTGCGTCGATTAGCAGAAGCAGCAGATTTAGCAACAGCTAAGAAAAAGGACAGTACAGGTATTTGTTTTATTGGAGAACGTAATTTTAAAGAATTTTTAAGCGAATATTTACCAGCTCAACCAGGTAACATGTCTACGCTTGATGGAAAAGTAATGGGTAAACACGATGGTTTAATGTACTATACAATCGGCCAACGTCAAGGCTTAGGAATTGGTGGCGAAGGTGAACCCTGGTTTGTAGTTGGAAAAGATGTTGAAAGTAATACACTGTTTGTAGAACAAGGATTTGATCACCCAGCAATGACCTCTACAGCTTTGATTGCGAATCAAGTAAGTTGGACATCATCAACACCAAAAACAGGAACATTTGATTGCACAGCGAAATTCCGTTACCGCCAAGCAGACGTTCCAGTAACAGTTGAAGTTAATGAAGATGAAATTAAAGTAACCTTTAAAGACACAGCACGCGCTGTAACACCAGGACAATCAGTTGTGTTATACGACGGAGACGAATGCCTTGGCGGCGCAACAATTGACCGTATTTACCGTGATGGAGAAATAATCACATACCTCGGATAA
- a CDS encoding MarR family winged helix-turn-helix transcriptional regulator, whose translation MTLDQQLCFTVHKLARQFDQLYRPILTKHAITYPQYLVLLVLWKNDRLTVTEIGNQLKLDSGTLSPMLKRMEKSELIVRKRALTDERRVVIALSDTGRALEEALKNDVADCFAAFKLPVTKESEILIKLNELSKLLNEGSLKNE comes from the coding sequence GTGACTCTAGATCAACAACTCTGTTTTACTGTCCATAAACTCGCCAGACAGTTCGACCAACTCTATCGTCCTATTTTAACGAAACATGCCATTACTTATCCTCAATACTTGGTATTGCTCGTTTTATGGAAAAACGATCGATTAACGGTGACTGAAATAGGCAATCAACTAAAGCTTGATTCGGGTACATTATCCCCAATGTTAAAACGAATGGAAAAAAGCGAATTGATTGTTAGAAAACGTGCACTGACAGATGAACGACGTGTTGTTATCGCTTTAAGTGATACAGGACGTGCGCTTGAAGAAGCGTTGAAAAATGACGTTGCTGATTGTTTTGCAGCGTTCAAATTACCCGTAACAAAAGAATCGGAAATTCTTATAAAGCTTAATGAATTAAGCAAATTACTAAACGAAGGAAGTCTTAAAAATGAATAA